One Cryptomeria japonica chromosome 9, Sugi_1.0, whole genome shotgun sequence genomic window carries:
- the LOC131071512 gene encoding kinesin-like protein KIN-14U, whose amino-acid sequence MFVSAENGDESAENGDESRKEMAALENLGESIQSLLGSKTELTFTWGDAVRFMIKDLSSDPNSVSFQPSPTEQNVRLSEAEKLQLEEDIVKLEGELDALKAHFRQSDNKRRDTLNKILDLKGSIRVFCRMRPFLSNEKRTHPGPSIAPHLEKVMIKAGGKSKEFHFDKVFLPEASQDEVFAEVEPIIRSALDGHNVCMFAYGQTGSGKTYTMEGRQDSPGVIPRTIQELLEKAALDSTSTFTFTFSMLEVYNGCLRDLLVHRPTRFTDATPKCLSIQMDAHGGVEILNLREVVVTDFKQAIQWYRVGIRARSTAWTNTNESSSRSHCLIRIVISCLAHENRNVNTSKLWMVDLGGSERLLKTQATGQTMEEGKAINLSLSALGDVIGALQRKQSHVPYRNSRLTQILRDSLGHDSKTLMLVHISPKEDDLLETVCSLKFATRARGIQLMRELSDEAKEQRAAVMDTLMLHMKHLEDECVSAKNNMETIQFLLREKKKIFAKSDPSSENHELVQPSVGQEEFGMDAESLDCSLSDKPLGSKLPRFMAPTASSRLRGKPNDTNCISPRSGIKREKVNGKGDTLPAHVRIVAAFPKSSDIARSQSDTECSPLDERMLRRYSMPNSRVGSRFVSKQCTINESQCLSESSVMIGSNHGLRCSAMPNNKRVCAGSMSKQLCSTGDSQDSPRIGTNARIRQSSMASNGRISRSLSKKSTTDPQGKIHDGSRHSSMANNRRVSGSSSKQITAGDISQCVLDTCSPTSKYSNQFSSTEPNLKTNLTTSKSTLSNKHSRDINLVVQKGQRREAEEVHHYLKQNSSKCSISPSPKTHRKSFSDVSKYVATTETSVPETPKKTSKCDFHSRETAIHRRQMSVEYRISFNTKL is encoded by the exons ATGTTTGTGTCAGCTGAGAATGGAGATGAGTCAGCCGAGAATGGAGATGAATCCAGGAAGGAAATGGCTGCTCTTGAAAATTTGGGGGAGTCGATCCAGAGTCTGCTGGGTTCGAAGACAGAATTAACATTTACATGGGGTGATGCTGTTCGTTTCATGATCAAGGATTTGTCCTCCGATCCCAACTCTGTTAGTTTTCAACCCAGCCCAACTGAGCAAAATGTTAGGCTTTCTGAGGCAGAAAAACTGCAGCTGGAGGAGGACATTGTCAAGTTAGAAG GTGAGCTAGATGCCTTAAAAGCTCATTTTAGACAATCTGATAACAAGAGGAGGGATACCCTGAACAAAATATTGGATCTCAAGG GTAGCATCCGTGTTTTCTGTCGCATGAGACCGTTTCTGAGCAATGAGAAGAGGACACATCCAGGACCCTCGATAGCTCCACATTTGGAGAAGGTTATGATCAAAGCAGGAGGGAAGAGTAAAGAGTTTCATTTTGATAAGGTTTTCCTTCCAGAGGCTTCACAAG ATGAGGTATTTGCAGAAGTGGAGCCAATTATCAGATCTGCCTTGGATGGGCATAATGTATGTATGTTTGCTTATGGGCAGACAGGAAGTGGCAAAACCTATACAATG GAAGGAAGACAAGATAGTCCTGGTGTCATTCCTCGTACAATCCAAGAACTCCTAGAGAAAGCAGCCTTGGATAGCACTTCAACCTTCACCTTTACATTTAGCATGCTAGAAGTTTACAATGGATGCCTGAGAGATTTGCTTGTACATCGACCTACAAGGTTTACAGATGCTACCCCGAAATG TCTCTCTATTCAAATGGATGCGCATGGTGGAGTGGAGATTTTGAACTTGAGGGAGGTGGTTGTAACAGATTTCAAACAGGCAATTCAATGGTATCGTGTAGGCATTCGGGCAAGATCTACTGCGTGGACCAATACAAATGAATCTTCAAGCAGATCACACTG CTTGATCAGGATAGTCATTAGCTGCTTGGCACATGAAAACAGAAATGTTAATACAAGCAAGCTATGGATGGTTGATCTTGGAGGAAGCGAGCGTCTGCTCAAGACTCAGGCTACTGGCCAAACTATGGAGGAAGGAAAAGCCATAAACTTGTCTCTCTCTGCCCTTGGAGATGTTATTGGTGCATTGCAGAGGAAACAATCTCACGTACCTTACAG GAACAGCAGGCTCACCCAGATTCTAAGAGATTCTCTCG GACATGATTCAAAGACTTTGATGCTTGTACATATCAGTCCAAAGGAAGATGACCTTTTGGAGACTGTTTGTTCTTTGAAATTTGCAACCAGGGCAAGAGGAATACAACTAATGAGGGAACTATCAGAT GAAGCCAAAGAACAGAGGGCGGCAGTCATGGACACTTTGATGTTGCATATGAAGCACCTTGAAGATGAATGTGTAAGTGCGAAAAACAATATGGAAACCATACAGTTTCTtctaagagaaaagaaaaaaatctttGCAAAGAGTGATCCATCCTCAGAAAATCATGAGCTGGTACAACCTTCAGTTGGTCAAGAAGAATTTGGCATGGATGCGGAATCTCTGGATTGCAGTCTTTCAGACAAGCCTTTGGGATCGAAACTACCCAGATTTATGGCACCAACTGCTTCCAGCCGCCTCCGAGGTAAGCCAAATGATACCAACTGCATATCCCCTAGAAGCGGAATAAAGAGAGAAAAGGTGAATGGGAAGGGAGACACACTACCTGCTCATGTTAGAATTGTGGCCGCTTTCCCCAAATCAAGTGACATTGCACGATCACAGAGTGATACAGAGTGCAGTCCATTAGATGAGAGGATGTTGAGGCGGTACTCCATGCCTAATAGCAGGGTGGGGTCTCGATTTGTTTCTAAGCAATGTACAATCAATGAGTCACAATGTCTTTCAGAGAGCAGTGTGATGATAGGAAGTAATCATGGGCTGAGATGTTCGGCAATGCCAAACAATAAGAGGGTATGTGCTGGATCGATGTCCAAGCAATTATGCAGTACTGGTGATTCACAAGATTCGCCTAGGATTGGAACTAATGCAAGAATTAGACAATCTTCAATGGCAAGCAATGGGCGAATTTCTAGATCCCTTTCAAAAAAATCTACAACTGATCCACAGGGTAAAATTCATGATGGGTCAAGACATTCTTCAATGGCAAATAATAGAAGGGTTTCTGGATCAAGTTCCAAGCAAATAACAGCTGGTGATATATCACAGTGTGTATTGGATACTTGCAGCCCTACGTCGAAGTACAGTAATCAATTCTCCTCCACGGAGCCAAACTTGAAAACCAACCTAACAACTAGCAAAAGCACACTGTCCAATAAACATTCAAGAGATATCAACTTAGTTGTACAGAAGGGTCAACGCAGGGAAGCAGAGGAAGTTCATCATTATCTCAAGCAAAATTCCAGCAAATGCTCTATATCCCCATCACCCAAAACTCATAGGAAGAGCTTCAGCGATGTAAGCAAGTATGTAGCCACAACTGAGACATCAGTACCAGAAACACCCAAGAAAACATCAAAATGTGATTTCCACTCCAGGGAGACCGCTATTCACAGGAGACAGATGTCAGTAGAGTATAGGATTTCATTCAATACCAAGCTTTAG